Genomic window (Culex pipiens pallens isolate TS chromosome 3, TS_CPP_V2, whole genome shotgun sequence):
ATACCATTTTCTCATACGATGCTCGATTGAAGCTATCTGAATCATGAACTTTGCTCAACATATCGTTTAATGTCTGACCTGCGTCCAAGAAGAATAACTTTTCCAGTACGGCATCAATAATATCGCGATTGAATTTTGTATTCATGAGATAATGAATCGATTTGTCTATCAAAAGACCGTCAAAAACGGCCGACAGTCCGACATCGCTTCTTCGATGCCAACAGGGCTTTCCATAACGAGTCTTGCTGTTATCCACAATGTCATCGAAGATCACGTGTGCATAACATAACTGAAGAATTAAAATACATACAATATCATAAAACACTAGTCATGTTATAAACCAAACCGTTTTTGAGCACCAATCCAAATAAAGCGCCTTCTCGATGTTATCCAAATTCATCGTTTCTTCGTCATCAGATAAATCTTTGAATATCTCGACAATATCCAACGGAAACATGATGTCTCTCGGGATATCACAGTACaacacaacattttcaaatcgtTTAGAAACCATTGATCCCCCAAACTGCTCAAGAATAGCCAACAACTCACTGCTAGCCTTTTTATAGACACGTTTTTTGATGTCTTCGTCACGTTCGTGGCCTAAGATTACTTTATCCGACATGTTCGTAGTTAACTATTTTTGTAATGATTAACAAAACGCATTGGATTCAAGCTTATATACCATCATGGTGgagtttttaatttgttgtggCATTGATCAGTGATTTAATTCGTGTATGTTACACACCAAAAACACTCAAACTAACGTGCTAACTACTAATAAATCATCTTTTATAAATGTTATAAATTGGAAATCCAGCTGAATCACTACAAGCAACTCGTCTTGACTTTGAATTATTTCCATTAAATTTGGGGCTCCCCACAGCTGATACCTAGGTACCATTTAGAAATGACGTagctaaatattttcaattaacaATCCTCAGTCACTTTCTTTGGTTGCAAACCGAAAATTTTTCTACTCGTATTACATCCCTCCAAAAAAGCTACGTCACTTAAGTTGGCCAGTGCACACTTTTTGCACCACAATCTTAAATATCAGCAACCACATCTGAAATAACCTTGACATTGCAACGTTACAAGCATTGCTTTTTGTGAACAACAGCTTTTTGTTGTATGTTTCCTCTGAACCCAACATTCttccaaggggtttccagcatcgtgtcagactggtcactaatccggaattacttggaatttgagcaagtaattctgtaattccgggtttactgagtaattccagagtaatcctggtaattcctaataatcccagtaatcctggtaattccatgattcttgtttgtgaaaacatacttcagaaaataataaaatattgaaaaacaactgttaaaaagataatgtcgataaaccttttatgattctatttattgcctattaattttcatgtaagaaTTCAAAGTTATAGCTAGTACGGaatcattcggattttgagtaagtaattcagtaattccagaattgctccgcaattctgcagtaattcctgtaattctggaattacctagtaattccgtagtatTTCGAGTAATTCCATACTTACAAagtaattcgtgtatttcccatCAATTCAAgtaaatcggcagaatgcattttgcttttcttgatgccttttatggttgtaagaagtacagagcggattcgaatTGTCCGCAAATTTGGAAGCTCTCTAATTTAAATGTATTCTGACGAAAAACAActaaaacgtcaaaatcagttgtcgaactgatgttgatatttaccccATTATTCGACGATTtccaagtagggcgtccaagtttcccggaaagcagaaaaaatatattatttattcccgggaaatttttgaaagcgtcataaaatctatgttttatttatatttgttatgtttttaaaatcatacttttagctcaatactattaataggatagcacttttagatagttttaaagcttttttttgttctttgttgtgctttgaattttaaatgcactcaaacgtcaaaatcagttgtcaaacagatgttgatatttacccaatttttcgatgattttcaaGCAGGACGTCCAATTTGGTTTTgggtttcccggaaaacgggaaaaatatttatttattcccgggaagattttgaaaaagtcataaaatctatgtttttttatatttgttatgctTTTCAAGCTTtgaatttatagaattagctcaatactaaaaatatcaatctaaacaaggatagcagttttaagatagcttaaacaaatttttgctgttctctgttgtgcttttaattttatatgcaccacatttctaattcaaatgaaataagtattttataaatatttattttttaattatttctatatgacatgactaaaacagcttaaaaattggtttaagatgtataaaaaacaaaaatgacaacaaataaaatggtaccaatttatgtaaaattttagaaaagcttAAACATATTGATTGTAATGCTAATGTTATTTCCAGgccaaattaagatttttgtttagtTCCGGGAATCCCccgtacaacatataaaaatcccgggaattttgtgcactattgccaagcacgtggttttgtgcgtttgacaactgtcattcgatccaattccaaagacttttctcaattagctggaagctaggcagtaattccaagttattttttataaagtgatttctggaaatcccaagtaattctgggaaatcaaagtaattcatgacatattgccagtaatcctggtaattccat
Coding sequences:
- the LOC120418840 gene encoding farnesyl pyrophosphate synthase-like; protein product: MSDKVILGHERDEDIKKRVYKKASSELLAILEQFGGSMVSKRFENVVLYCDIPRDIMFPLDIVEIFKDLSDDEETMNLDNIEKALYLDWCSKTLCYAHVIFDDIVDNSKTRYGKPCWHRRSDVGLSAVFDGLLIDKSIHYLMNTKFNRDIIDAVLEKLFFLDAGQTLNDMLSKVHDSDSFNRASYEKMVYLQDSTIITLPMRLAMCLAGIADQNAVNQMQTIIAKVEVLFQMMNDYQDLFGDAELLGKEESDIQERKCSWFAVKCLEKTNPEQKELFKQNYGSEDPEKVATIKELYTTLQLKEEYNKCKNELSKEIEADIERVELGKLQRALFAVYKKIANSNDNQAHV